The region TTGGGCACCATTCCAAGCCGCTCCTGCAGGTGGAACCACGGGTCATCGTGGACCAGCGAAAACACCTCATTGTGCGGCTGCCGCTCCATGCCAACTCAGCGTAAAGGATACGCCACGCCCACCGTCTTCCATCCGGCGGCCGTGATTCCGGACGCGGCGGCTGCCGTCATGCGCCCGGTGTGAAGGAGCACCTTCGGCGCAGTGCCAAGATCGTCGCGTTGCGCGAAGCCCGCGACCTCCTCGGTCCACGTCACATGATCCACCGGTGCCGGCACCTGCAATTCGCCGGTCGCGGTGGTCGCACCCGGCAGACGACCGAGCACTTTCAGCGAGACATAGCTGGCCGCTCCCGAGCGATCGCGTTCAGCAAGGATCGCCAACCCCGAAATGAGAAACTCCGCTTGCTCCGGAGTCTCACAGGCATTCGCCAGCCGCACCACATCACCGCGTCCCGAAGCCTTCGGCATCGCTTCCAGATAGGTGACAATCCGGTGGCGGCGCGTGGTGCTCAGCGCCCGGTGAACCTGGAAATCCTTGATGTCTTCCAGACTCACACCCATCGCATTGAGCGATCGCTCGTCCCGCATCGCGAGTTCACCGGAAGTGAGCGCATAGGTATCGTCGGGAATACCCACCATGTTGGTCGCGGCCACCGCAACCCCGGCCGATGCCGCCGCCGCTCCGATCCGCAAGGGCAAGCCACCGGCGAAGAACGCCCACGTGACCTTGTCCATCTCTTCCTGAAGCCGCTCGTTGTCGGAGTAGGGGTCGATACCGAGTTGCTTCGCCGTATCGAGCTTCGCCTTGTCAAAACCCGCCGCACTCTTTGCCGCATTGCCAATGCCACGTCCCGCGGCAGCAGCCGCCTGACCGGCGTCACGGTCATCCTTCTTCACCGAATCCTCCACGCGATCGACCGCCCTGGTCACTCCACGACCAATGCCCGATCCCACCTTCACAAAGAAGTGCCCCACCGTCTTCGGTGCCTGCTTCACCGACTCGACCGGATTCTTCACGATGTTCTTCACCGCATCGATCGGCTGCTCCACCGAGCGCTTGAGCCCTTCGGCAAAGAGATCGCCCTTGCTCGTTTCCACGAGCTTGTGAATCGCCTCCGCCTCACTGATGCGGCGCTTCGCTTCCGGCACCCCGATCGCCGTGAAGGTGCCGAAGTCACTGTCGATGGTGAAGTAGGCCATGTAGCCGTCCGTCGGCACCTGGTCGCGGACCCGGTACGATGGTCCTCGTAGTAACTCCACGGGAAGAAAGTCGGACGCCTTCAGCATGACGCCGGTTTCATAACCGGCGGGCGCCTGGGCATGAACGGATGCGACCAGCGCGGTCGCGACGATGAAGGACCATGGTTTCATGATGTCGCAAATCGAAGGTTGGATGGAAAAGGGCCGGCGCGGATGCGCTCGCGCCGGCCCATGGCAAGACCCACCGGGGTCAGCCCTTGGTGAATTCAAGGCCGGCATCTCCATCCGGCGCACCGACGAGTTCGAATTGCATCTTCCCTTCGGCCTTCATCTCGACGGCCGAAACCATCTGCGTGTCATCCGAGGTCAGGACCAGCAGCCCCTTGTCATTGAGACCATAGGTGCCCTTCATTTCGGTCGGATCACCACTCGCCGGCTTGAAGCCCCACGTGTAGTCACCTCCCTCGGTCATCGTGAAGGTGATCTTCCCGTTGCCGGTGTCGCTCGTCCATGTCCCGACGAGCTTGTCGGCGGGCACCAGCGGCGGACGCGTGGGAGCCGGACCTGCATCATCGCTGGTGCCATCCGGGATCGAGCTCTTCGTCAGCTCGGCCAGCTGGCGAGAGATGCTGTCCGCCGGCTCCATCTGCGAGGCCTTCGCAAACTGCTCATACGACTTCTCCATGTGGCCACAGACCAGATAGTGGTAGCCGAGCAGGAAATGCCCGTCCGCCTTGCCGGACGACTTCGCGTAAGCCTCGATTCTTCTCAACTGGTCGTTGTAAGCGCTCGATCCATTGTAGAAGTCGATCATCGTGTCCCAACTCCAGCCGGGCCCGGAAGCCAGCACAGGATTCAACACCCCCGCGGCATCCGAATACTTCCCGAGCGCGAAGAAACACAGCGCACGATACTCGTGCAGCGTGGTATCCCCCGGAACGTAGCTGATCGCCTCGTCCACCTTCGAGAGCGCGGTCGTATAATCACCGCCCTTGAAGGCATCACGCGATGCCTCCAGCGCATCGGCCGACTTCGACTCCGCCGTGGAAGCAGCCGCTTCATCCCCCGGCGGATTCTTCGCCGCTGCCACCGACACCGGCTGGTTGTAGGTGATGTAGGTGTTCTGCACCGGCGGTGCCGGATACGGGTTCTTGTACGACTGGTAGCCCATGTCGTAGATCATGTTCCCCAGGCTCCAGACGCCGATGCCCCACATGAAGCCCTTGGCGAAATCGTCGTCGTTGTCGTACCACCAGTTGTGGCGGTAGTAGGCGTGGTTCCAGCCGTAGCCCCAGTGGCCGTGGTGCCACTTGTAGTAATTCCCGCTACCCCACCATGGCCGCGCACCCCAGTAGTTCGGGCGACAGGCGAAGTTGTTGTTGTGGCGGAAATTGTTGTTGATGTTGATGTTGACGTTATTGCCGATGTTGACCCGGTTGCCCCACACGCCGTTGTTGCCACCCCAGCGGTTGCCATCCCAGCCACGGCGGTCCGCAGGCAAGGTGGACGGGCGATTGAGAGCCACGTTCTTGCGGCCCACATTGACCTGACCCACGTAGACATTGTTCCGGTCGCCACCGCGGATGTTCGTCCGGTCCCGATCAATGTTCACCCGGTCGCGATCCACGATGCTCGGCCCGTCCTTGTCGAAGCGACCGCCTTGACCGGGACGATTGTTACCCGGGCGGTTCCCCATACCGGGAAGGTTGCCATTGCCATTACCGGGGCGATTTCCAGGCCGGTCATCCGTACCGGGACGATCACCCGGACGGTTGTCGCCGCCCGGACGATTGTTGCCACCCGGGCCGTTCCCTCCACCCGGCCGATTGGCAAAGCCGGGCGTGCCCTCTCCTCCCGCACCAGGACGGGTCGGCTTGCCCTTATCCGGCTTGGTCGGATAGGTGACCATCCCGGGCAAGGTCGACGGCTTATTCTGGCCGGGACGATCCACGGATGGCCGCTTGTCCGGCCCACGGTCGCCACCACCTCCAGCTCCGCCTGCTCCACCACCACCGGGCCTGACGTCCGCGTTGCCACCACCACCCGGAAGCTTGTTGTTACCACCACCTCCAGCACCCGCACCACCGCCGCCGCCTCCAGGGCGGGTCACAGGCTTCTGCACGGACGGCCGCTGGACCGGCTGCTTCGGCGCCGGCTTCGCTTCCGGACGCGCTTGCGGCATGGTCGGCCGGGCCGTGGGCTTCGACTGCGGCTGGCCCTGCGGGCGTGCGATCTTTGAGCCAGTCATCGGACTGCGGCTCGCGCCGCCGCCTCCTCCGCCGCGGTTCATGCCGCCTCCGCCTCCACCACCACCTCCGCGGTGACCTCCTCCGCCCTCGCCTCGGGCTTCGGAATCGTGATTCGCCAGAAAGAGTCCGAGCAGGACGGTCAGGAATGTAGGAACAAGTTTCATCGTCGTGTCGGGAAAGGGTTCAGTTCGAGTCGGGGTCGGGAGTCTGGCGGACGATCCGTAGCTCGCCGTCCGGCTGCTTCTCGCCATCGATCACCTTGTTGGTCACCGCCCAGATCAGGGTGTCCTTCCCATCGGTGGTCAGCTCCTGGTTGGCGGTCATGGTTTCACCGTCACCGGTGGTGCCTTCGGAACGGACCAGCCAGCCATCGTCGGTCGCCGTCCAGATCCCCTGCGACACGCCGCCCTCGGCGTCGAAGATCCAGGAAACGATCGACTTCTTCGCGGCATCCCAGCTGATCCGCATCGTCCCGGCCTGCGGCTCGCCATCGGCCGTGGTCGTCAGCGTTTCACCGGTGAGGAACTTGCCGGAGCTGTCCCAGCCGAAAGCGAGGTCCAGCCGCAGGCCGTCCTTCGTCGTCGTCCACTCGCCTTTCAAGACATCCGCCAGTTCGGCCAGCTGCCCGGCGGCGTCCGTCGAATCCTTCAGCTTGCGGGTGCTGGCGATTTTCCAGACTCCGTCCGCGCCCTTCAGCAGGGACGCCGTGTAGTCGGTGGAGCGCGGCGGCTCGTTCTCTCCCGGCGGCGTGCGGTGGGCGGTGCCATCCTCGATCGCCAACGTCGGCGCGACCAGCCGGACCGATTTCACCTCGATCGCCAGCGAAGGCACATCGTCCTCGGCGAAGACTTCCTCGTAGTGCGCCTTGATCTCATCGCGACCGGAGATGAGGTCGTCGCCGGTCAGGCCGCACATTTCACCGTCCTCGGTGAAGAGCTCGGCGATCGCGGCGGCGTCCTTCTTGTTGTAGGCGGTGACGAAAGCCTCGGCCGCTTTCTCGAGCCCGGCCATCGCCGGATCAGGTTCTTCCTCGGCGCGCAGGCCGGGGCTGGCAAACAGCGCGACCGCCAGGCAGGCACGCAGGATTCGGTTCGGATTCATGACTGGGGTTGGAAATGGAACTCGTTTTGAACAAACAGCCTGTGCAATTTGACACGTCTCCCAACATACCGGAGATGCCAAAGAGCCCGAGGATTTCCTACCCGGAAGCCGCTGCCTATTAGACCAAAGGGCTAAAGAAAGCCGGGGCCTGCCCGTTGACAGCCCGGGATTTCCGTCCTTTGCCGGGGAGTTTCGCTCCAAACTGGCTTGCACCCCGGCCGGGCTTCCCCGACTTCGGCCTTGTCCCCGCCGCCGGGCTCCCCTAATTGCCCGTGCACACATGGACCCGATGCACCTCTACGAACGCCTGTCCCTCCACGGCACCGGCATCGCCTTGGGCATCTGGCTGGTGGCCATGCATGCGTTCATGCTCGCAAGGCCGGTCCCGGTGCAGGGATTCCTGAAAAGATTCCCGCGCAACCAGCAGCTCGGCCAGATCCTCCTCGCGATCGGCCTGATCTGGTTCTGGTTCCTCGTCCAGGAGCCCGGCAAGGGCTGGCGCCATTTCCTCGCCATGGACCTCGGCGAGTTCAATGGCCTGAAAAAAATCCTCAGCATCGCAGTCCCGCTGTCCATCATCGCGGTCGGCATCGCGATTAAGGAATTCCTGGCCGTCCGTGCGCTCGGCCTGCTCGGCCTGATGGTCGCCGCGCCCTTGTTTGAGGCCGCCTTCCTCAAGGACCCGCAGAGCCGCCTGCTGATTCCCACCTTCGCCCTCGGGCTGGTCATCGCCTCGCTCTACTGGGTCGGCATGCCTTACCTCTTCCGTGACTCCGTCAGCTGGGCGACCGCCAATCCGCGGCGCTGGCAAGCCCTCTGCATGGCCGGTCTCGCCTACGGGGTCGCCGTGCTCGCCTGCGCCTTCCTGTTCTGGAAGGGCTACTAACACGCGCAGCGGAGGATTCTTTCTCCTCGCGATCCAGCCCGGATCGTTGGAAGATCGGACCACAGGTTCCGTTTCTCCGGGCATGAAACTTTTCTCAGCAATCTGTGGTACGACCGCCCTGCTGACCTCGGGCGGCAGCTTCTATCTCCTCAGCCGCTTCGCTGTTTATTTCGGCAAAGTCGGGATCCCGCTGCCCATGCTGACGGAAGCGGTTCTCTGGAAGGGCGGCGTGGTCCCTCCCGCCCTCCTCTTGGGAAGCGCCATCATCGTCTTCACCGGAGTGGCGCTGAAGGACAAATCGCTGATGATCGCAGGCAGCGTCTGCACGCTCCTCCTCATGCTCGTCGCCGCCACGGTCGTCCCCGCCGCGCTGATGCTTCCCATGGAAAAAATGGCGCACGAAGGGGAGACCGGCCTCATGAGCCCCAGCCACCCCCAGCCGCACGAGGAAAAGCACCCGATTCACGATTGAAGGCTTCCCGCCGATCGTAACGGTAGGCGTGATCCCTCGCATGAAGGCCGTCCTCCTCCTCGCCGCCGCTTCCCCGCTCGTTGCCCAGGACACGCTGCCGGAAATGACCGTCCTCGCCGAGCGCCGCGGCAGCAGTCTCGCCGACCTGCCCGGCGGGACCCTCGCGGAGTGGGATGAGGAGGACTTTTCTAACAAAGCCCCGCGCACCCTCGACGAATTGCTCTCCAGCGAGCCCTCATTCTCCCTCTACCGCCGCCAGACCTCCCTCTTCGGCAATCCCACCTCGGCCGGCGTCAGCCTGCGCAATACCGGCGCCACCGCCGCCTCGCGCACGCTGGTGGTGCTCGATGGCATCCCGCAGAACGATCCCTTCGGCGGTTGGGTCTATTGGGCCCGCCATGATCCCTCGACGCTGGAGTCGGTCCGCATCGTTCCCTCCGCGCAAGCCGCCGTCTGGGGAAATGCCAGCCCCGCCAGTGTAGTCCAGCTCACCAGTCATCCGGCTTTCGAAGAGCGCTACCTCCTGCGAGTCGGGGGCGGTGGACAAGGGACCTATTCCGCCTCGACCTCCAACACACTGGTGGCCGATGACAAGTCGCTCGCCGTCACCTTCTCCGCCTTCGGCCTGCACTCGGATGGCTTCTACGCGGTACCCTCGTGGCAGCGCGGCCCCATCGACCGCAAACTCGCCGTCGACTCCTACGGCGCGGATCTCAAGCTCGCCTGGCGCGCGGCTCCCGGCATCATCGTCGAGCCGATGTTCTCGTGGTACGAGGAAGATCGTAACAACGGCACGCCACTCGCGGGCAACTCCACCGAGGCCCTCGACTTCGCCCTGCGCGTCACCTCCGGGGATGACGGCGGGATCTCATGGCAAGCCCTCGCCTACCGGCAGGAGCGACGCTTCAAGTCGATGTTCACTTCGGTGAATGCCACCCGCACCGCCGAAACGCCATCACTCGATCAATTCCTCGTCCCCGCCGACGGCACCGGTGCCGCCTTCACCCTCCAGTGGAAGCCGGAGGGCCCATGGTCGCTCACCACGGGCGCCGATTTCCGCAAGACCGATGGCACGACCAATGAAGACGCCGGCTTTGTCGCGGGCAACTTCGTGCGTCGACGCCAAGCCGGCGGAGAACAAACCCTGACCGGCATCTTCGCCGCCGCAGGTTACAAGGTGAGCGAAGAAACTCGCCTCGACGCCAGCGCCCGCCTCGATGCCTGGCAACTCGAAGACGGCCGCCGCATCGAGAAGTCACTCACCAATGGCTCCACGCTCCGCAAGGACATCCAACCGGACCGCGACGGCACCGAGCCATCCTTCGCCCTCGCCCTATCGCACGATCTAACAACCGACATCACCCTCGGTCTTTCCGCCGGCACCAGCTTCCGCCTGCCGACCCTCAATGAACTGCATCGCCCCTTCCGCGTCCGCAACGACATCACCGAGGCAAACCCCGCACTCGATCCGGAGCGCTTCTACAGCATCGAAGGCACTGCCAATTGGCAGGCCGCGGATTGCCTGAAGTTCGACGCCAGCGTCTTCCACCACTGGATCCGCGACGCCATTGCCAACGTCCCCATCACCGACCCCGCACAAATCGCCGCCATCTTCGGCACCATCCCGCCAGGAGGCTCCGGCTCACAACGCCAGAACGTCGACGAAGCCCGCGTACTCGGCGTGCAAGCCGGTGCCGAATGGCAACCTCAGCAGGAAGTGACCCTGCGACTCGATGGCATCTGGAGCGACACCGAATTCAACGAGTCCACCAAGCAACCGCTGCTGGAAGGCAAGCCCTTCCCCCAAGCCCCCGACCTGCGCCTCATCGCCTCGGCCGATTGGCACGCGACCGACAAGCTCACCCTCTCCGCCGGCTATGAATACGGCG is a window of Luteolibacter sp. Y139 DNA encoding:
- a CDS encoding tetratricopeptide repeat protein gives rise to the protein MKLVPTFLTVLLGLFLANHDSEARGEGGGGHRGGGGGGGGGMNRGGGGGGASRSPMTGSKIARPQGQPQSKPTARPTMPQARPEAKPAPKQPVQRPSVQKPVTRPGGGGGGAGAGGGGNNKLPGGGGNADVRPGGGGAGGAGGGGDRGPDKRPSVDRPGQNKPSTLPGMVTYPTKPDKGKPTRPGAGGEGTPGFANRPGGGNGPGGNNRPGGDNRPGDRPGTDDRPGNRPGNGNGNLPGMGNRPGNNRPGQGGRFDKDGPSIVDRDRVNIDRDRTNIRGGDRNNVYVGQVNVGRKNVALNRPSTLPADRRGWDGNRWGGNNGVWGNRVNIGNNVNININNNFRHNNNFACRPNYWGARPWWGSGNYYKWHHGHWGYGWNHAYYRHNWWYDNDDDFAKGFMWGIGVWSLGNMIYDMGYQSYKNPYPAPPVQNTYITYNQPVSVAAAKNPPGDEAAASTAESKSADALEASRDAFKGGDYTTALSKVDEAISYVPGDTTLHEYRALCFFALGKYSDAAGVLNPVLASGPGWSWDTMIDFYNGSSAYNDQLRRIEAYAKSSGKADGHFLLGYHYLVCGHMEKSYEQFAKASQMEPADSISRQLAELTKSSIPDGTSDDAGPAPTRPPLVPADKLVGTWTSDTGNGKITFTMTEGGDYTWGFKPASGDPTEMKGTYGLNDKGLLVLTSDDTQMVSAVEMKAEGKMQFELVGAPDGDAGLEFTKG
- a CDS encoding TonB-dependent receptor, with protein sequence MKAVLLLAAASPLVAQDTLPEMTVLAERRGSSLADLPGGTLAEWDEEDFSNKAPRTLDELLSSEPSFSLYRRQTSLFGNPTSAGVSLRNTGATAASRTLVVLDGIPQNDPFGGWVYWARHDPSTLESVRIVPSAQAAVWGNASPASVVQLTSHPAFEERYLLRVGGGGQGTYSASTSNTLVADDKSLAVTFSAFGLHSDGFYAVPSWQRGPIDRKLAVDSYGADLKLAWRAAPGIIVEPMFSWYEEDRNNGTPLAGNSTEALDFALRVTSGDDGGISWQALAYRQERRFKSMFTSVNATRTAETPSLDQFLVPADGTGAAFTLQWKPEGPWSLTTGADFRKTDGTTNEDAGFVAGNFVRRRQAGGEQTLTGIFAAAGYKVSEETRLDASARLDAWQLEDGRRIEKSLTNGSTLRKDIQPDRDGTEPSFALALSHDLTTDITLGLSAGTSFRLPTLNELHRPFRVRNDITEANPALDPERFYSIEGTANWQAADCLKFDASVFHHWIRDAIANVPITDPAQIAAIFGTIPPGGSGSQRQNVDEARVLGVQAGAEWQPQQEVTLRLDGIWSDTEFNESTKQPLLEGKPFPQAPDLRLIASADWHATDKLTLSAGYEYGAEQYDDALAQRRIPSYTSARIGATWQATEQVTLHARVDNLFDEEISTGLSSDGIRTIAAPRSFWLGAEWIF
- a CDS encoding YybH family protein, with the translated sequence MNPNRILRACLAVALFASPGLRAEEEPDPAMAGLEKAAEAFVTAYNKKDAAAIAELFTEDGEMCGLTGDDLISGRDEIKAHYEEVFAEDDVPSLAIEVKSVRLVAPTLAIEDGTAHRTPPGENEPPRSTDYTASLLKGADGVWKIASTRKLKDSTDAAGQLAELADVLKGEWTTTKDGLRLDLAFGWDSSGKFLTGETLTTTADGEPQAGTMRISWDAAKKSIVSWIFDAEGGVSQGIWTATDDGWLVRSEGTTGDGETMTANQELTTDGKDTLIWAVTNKVIDGEKQPDGELRIVRQTPDPDSN